Sequence from the Streptosporangium brasiliense genome:
GACCTCCGTCCGGGCACTGTGCCAGCGGAAGATTCGCCGCTCCGCCAGCACGAACAGGCTGTTGGAGACCAGGCCGATGACCCCGGCCCAGATGGAGGTGGCGACGATGTACTGCATCGCGTCGGAGCTGCCGCCCGCCTCGATGAGGAAGACGCCGATGCCGTCGGAGCCGCCGGCGAGCAGCTCGGTGCTGATCGCCACGATGAGCGCGATCGCCGAGGCCAGCCGTACGCCGGTGGCGACGAACGGCGCGGTGCTCGGCAGTGACACCCGCCACAGCACGGCCAGCGGGCCGAACCCGAAGCTGCGCAGCGTCTCCTTGGCGACCGGGTCGACGTCCTTGAGGCCGTACAGCGTGTTCATCAGGACCGGCCAGGTGGCCGCGTATACGATCAGCACGATCTTCATGTCGAACTTGTCGGAGAACAGCGCGAGCGCCAGCGGGATCAGCGCCAGCGACGGGATCGGGCGCAGGAACTCCAGGATGGGGCGGAGGGCGGTCTCCACCCGCGGCAGGGTGCCGAGCAGGAACCCGGCGGGCACCGCGACCACGACGGTGAGCAGCAGCCCCAGAGCCCAGGCGCCGAGGGTCGAGACGACATCGAGGAGGAAGTCCCCGTCGGTCACGAGCGTGGCCGCGCGGCCGAGCACCGTCGAGGCCAGCGGGAACACGATCGGGCTGATCAGCCCGGTCCGGCCGATTGCCTCCAGGACGCAGAACAGCCCCGCGGCGCCGAGGGCGCCGCAGAGCGGTTTGCTGTCGAGCAGGCGCCGTCCGATCACCCGGAGTTTCCGAGAAGGAGGGACTTGGCCTCGATCTTGCTCTTCAGCAGGCCCTGCTCAAGCATCAGGTCGGCCACCCGCTGCAGACGGGTCTCGTCGAGGCTGGTGGGGAAGGTGCCGAGTGTGATGACGGCGGCGGTGGCCGCGTCGATCTTGGTGTAGGTCGGCAGGATCTCCTCCACGGCCTTGCGGTCGGAGGCGGAGATCTGCTGGGCCTTGGCGACCGCGCGCTGGAAGGCGGCGACGGTCTTGGGGTTCTTGGCCGCGAAGTCCTCGGTGACGATCACGCCGGCGATGGGGAAGTCGGCGGTCGAGTCGACCATGGTGTCGGCGAGCTTCTGGGCGCCGATGTTCTTCTGGACCGCGGTCAGGTGCGGCTCGGTCATCCAGGCCGCGTCGACCACGCCCTGCTCCAGCTTGCCCGCCATGTCCGGGAAGGGGAACTCCAGGAACTCGACGTCCTTTTCGGTGAGCCCGTGCGTCTTGAGCACGGAGGTCACCGCCAGGGTCCCGATGTTCCTGAGGCTGTTGACCGCGATCTTCTTGCCCTTCAGGTCGGCCGGGGTCTTGATCGAGGAGTCCTTGGCCACCATGAGGTTGAAGGAGTTGGGGGTCGCCTGGTAAAGGTCAGAAATGATCTTCGGCTTGTTGCCGGCCGCCGTGGCCAGGAAGGTCGAGACGTAGTTGGTCTGCGTGGCGTCGAGGGAGCCGCCGAACAGACTCTGCTGCGCCTGGGCCCCACCCTGGACCACCTGGATGTCGACGGTCAGGCCCTCTGCCTTGAAGAAGCCCTTCTTGTCGGCGATGTAGAGCGCCGCCGAGTCGGGGATGGGCAGCGCGCCGATCGAGATCTTGGACTTCTCCAGCCCGCTCGCGTTGGCGGTGTCGGGCTTGTCGTCCGAACCACCACAGGCGCTCAGTGCCAGCACGGCAGCGAGCCCTGCGATGGCCGCCCGGCCCGCAAGTCTGAACCTCATGGGGTCTCCTTAGCTGCATTTCACCGCCCCGCCGGAACTCGCTGAAGTAGCGGGCGACATGGAGACAGTCCCGGGAGGCACGTGATCAAGGGGGGTATGCCGACCGCGGATCAGAGTAGCGGAGTAGATCGCCCAAATTACAAATATCGGCCTAATGGGGCAAAAGGGCCATAACCGGGCCTGCTTACCGCGCGTCCATGAATCGCGACGACTGGGATTTGTCTAGTCGTCGCACCCCAGGGTGTCAAGAAATGGATTTCGCGACTTTGTGAAACTTTGCACGTCGAGTCGGAGAGTGACTGTCCGGTTACGGCCTAGTTGTACCGGTTACGCATAAAATGCGAGTTATGTGCTGTTGGCCGAACTCTTCCGGCTGTGCTCCAATAACCCCTACCCCATGGATGCGTCGGCGTCACCTGCACATCAAATGCGTGACGCGATCCCCTCCAAGCAGACGATCCGAGGAGAGGTAGCGGAGGCCAGTGAGGACAGCGTCAATCCCCAGCGAACGCGAATCCGGGGCGGAATCTCCCCCGGCATTCGACGCCGAGGGGGTGCCGCCGGAGGGCGGCCCGGCTCCGGACCTCGGTGATCGTGGGACCGAGAAGAACGGCAGCAAGCTCGCGCTCAAGAACTGGCGCGTGCGGACGCGGCTGATCGCGCTCATCGTCATCCCCACCGCCGCCGCGATCGTCCTGGGTGGTCTGCGGGTGGTCACCTCGATCAGCACCGCCGCCCAGTACGAGCAGGTGCGCACCAGCGCCGAGCTCGTCGCCGACCTGAGCGACCTGGCGCACAACCTGGAGACCGAGCGCGACCTGTCGGCCCGGTTCGTCGCCCAGGGCCGCGGCAGCACCGGCAGGGCGAGGCTGCAGGAGCAGTACAAGGCCGTCGACCAGGTGGCCAAGAGCGTGAAAGACCGTATCGACATCATCACCGGCAGCGATGCCGCCGAGGGCTTCGGCGAGCGCGGCCGGAGTGAGCTCGCCCAGATGCGCAGCCGCATCGAGGAGCTCGGCAGCGTACGCAAGACCGCGGTCGGCACCCAGCTCCCCGCCCAGCCCACGATCGCCATGTACTCCCGGACGATCTCCGACCTGCTGGCCCTGCACGACGAGATCATCCAGGGTGTCGCCGACCAGGAGCTCACCGGCAGCGCGTCCGCCTTCGGAGCGCTGGCCAGGGCCAAGGAGCAGGCGTCCAGGGAACGGGCGAACCTCGCCGTCGCCCTCGCCGCCAGGGGGTTCACCTCCGAGGGCCTGAACGCCATGCTGGCCGCCCGCGCGCAGCGCGACAGCGAGCTGGCGACCTTCCGCTCCGATGCGTCGATCGCCCAGCGGCAGCTCTACGACGACACCGTGAGCAGCCAGAAGAAGGACCGCGCGGAGTCCATGCGCGCCCGTGCCCTCGTCCTGGCCGTCGACGGCTCCCCGCTCGTCCGCGTCGACGTCTCCAGGACCGGTGCCGGCGACCAGACGACCTGGTTCGACGCCTCCTCCGACGGCATCGACCGGATGCGCAGGGTGGAGAAGCAGATCGCCGACACCCTGATCGCGCAGAGCCGCGTCCTGCAGGAGGACGAGCAGCGTGGCGCGCTGATCGCCGGAGGGCTGAGCGTACTGCTGCTCATCCTCGTCCTGATCATCACCTCGATCATGGCGCGGTCGCTGGTCAAGCCGCTGCGCACGCTGCGCACCGAGGCGCTGTTCATCGCCGGCGAGCGCCTGCCGGAGACCGTGCAGAGCATGCGCGAGAGCGGCGAGGCCGCGGCCGAGGACGTCATCCCGATCGGAGTGGCCTCCGACGACGAGATCGGCCAGGTGGCCCGCGCCTTCGACGAGGTCCACCGTGAGGCGGTCCGCCTGGCGGGCCAGGAGGCGACGCTGCGGAGCAACGTCAACGCCATGTTCGTCAACCTCTCCCGGCGCACCCAGACCCTGGTCGAACGGCAGCTCTCCCTCATCGAGAACCTGGAGCAGGGCGAGCAGGACGAGAACCGTCTCGGCAGCCTCTTCCGGCTCGACCACCTGGCCACCCGCATGCGCCGCAACTCCGAGAACCTCCTGGTCCTCGCCGGCCAGGAGCCCGCGCGCCGGTGGAGCCAGCCCGTCCCCCTGATCGACGTGGTCCGGGCCTCGCTGTCGGAGGTCGAGAACTACGAGCGGGTCGACCTGCGGATCTCCGGCGGAGTGTCCGTGGTCGGCACCTCCGTCAACGACGTCGTGCACCTGATCGCCGAGCTGGTGGAGAACGCGATCTCCTTCTCCCCCCGGGAGACCAAGGTCGTCGTCTCCAGCAACCGCATCGACGGCGGCGGCGTGATGGTCTCGGTCACCGACATCGGCATCGGCATGACCCCCGAGGAGCTCGGCCGGGCCAACTGGCGGCTGGCCAACCCGCCGGTGGTGGACGTCTCGGTCTCCCGCCGAATGGGCCTGTTCGTGGTCGGCCGGCTGGCGCTGCGGCACGGCATCCGCGTGCAGCTCCGCCAGCAGGACAGCGGTGGCCTGACCGCCATGGTGCTGCTCCCCGAGGCCCTGCTCTCCGGTTCCGGCGCCCGCCAGGTGCCGGGCGGCGACTGGGCCGGGGCCGGGGCCATGGGCTCGATGGACCGGGCGCCGGCGCTGGCCAGTCCCACCGGGCTCGACCCCGCGCAGCCGACGTTCGCCTCCTTCGACGCCGCCCAGCACTCCTTCAACTCCTTCGACATCGGACAGCTCGGTTCCTTCGAGGCCCCGCAGCCCTCCCCGGGCGGCGGCTACTTCGGTCAGGCGCCGGTCGACACCCCCTGGCCCGGCCACGTGCCGCCGCCGGGCGCCGACTCCGGCTGGCCGAACACCCCCCAGGCCGACACCGGAGTGTGGTCGAACCCGCCGGCGCGCGATGGCGACTCCGGGATGTGGTCGAACCCGCCGTCCCGTGAGGGCGACTCCGCGGCGTGGCCTGGCCCGCCGTCCCGTGAGGGCGACTCCGGGATGTGGTCGAACGCGTCGATGCGCGGTGGCGACTCCGGAGTCTGGCCCGACCCGCCGTCCCGTGAGGGCGACTCGGTGGGCTGGCCGTCCACCGCCGACCCGGGGCCGTTCGAACGGCGCTCCTTCGAAGTGGCCGACAACACCGGCCCGCTGCCCGTGGTCCGCGACTCCTCGCCCATGGAAGAGGCGAAGGAGGAGTTCCTGCCGATCTTCGCCGCGGTCGAGTCCGACTGGTTCAAGAAGGTCGAGCCCGCCGCCCCGGTCCAGGACCTGACCGAGGAGCTCAAGGAAGCGGACGCGCCCGCGCCGGCGTCCGACGCCTGGTCCTCACCCGCGGACGTGGGATGGCAGGCGGCCCAGGCGGCGAGCGAGCCCTCGCTCGGCGGGATCACCGGTTCCGGGCTGCCCAAGCGGGTGCCCAAGGCGAACCTGGTGCCGGGCACGGCCGCACCCGACGCGGGCGCGGCCTCGCAGACCCCCGTGCTCCGGCCGACCGTCTCCCCGGAGGCGGTGCGCAACAGGCTGGCGAGCTTCCAGAAGGGAGTGCGGCAGGGCCGCGCGGCGGCCCGGGGCGAGGCCGGTGACGGGCAGCCGTATCCCGACTTCGGCCGGGATGTTGAAGGAAACAAGGAGGACCGGTGAGCGAGCTCATCATGGTCGCCAAGGAGGATGACACGTGCGCGAAATGAGCCAGGCCGCCCGGGGGGTCAATTGGCTGATCACTGACTTTGTGAACAACGTCCCAGGCGTGGCGCACACGGTCGTGGTGTCGGCGGACGGTCTGCCGTTGGCGTATTCCGATGGATTTCCCCGGGACAGGGCGGATCAGCTGGCGGCGGTCGCGGCCGGTCTGATCAGCCTGACCCAGGGTGCTTCCAGGGTCTTCGAGGGCGGGGCGGTCACCCAGACGGTGGTGGAGATGCAGCGAGGGCTGCTCCTCATCATGTCGATCAGTGACGGTTCCTGTCTCGCCGTGCTGGCCGCCGCCGACTGTGACATGGGGCTGGTGGCCTATCAGATGACCTTGCTTGTCGAACGAGCGGGCCAGGTGCTCACACCGGCCGTCCGCGCCGAACTCCAGGCCTCCCATCCCAGGTGAGGGCGATGATCCTAGGAGGATGCCGTGACAGGCCGCGGTTGGACCGGTGAGGGTGACCCGTTAGGCGGGTCGCCTTATCAGTCGATGGACGATCTCTATCGGCAACAGGGTGGTCCTTCACATCTCATGCAACCGGCGCCGGTGGAGCAGAGCTCCCTGGTCCGGCCGTATGCCGTGACCGGGGGGCGCACCGCCCCCCGGACCCAGCTCGCCATGGAGGCCCTGGTCTCCTCGGCGACGTCCGCACATCATGATCTGTCCACCCGCACCCCGGAGTATCAGGCGATCAGCGCCCTGTGCCGGCAAGTGCGTTCGGTCGCTGAGATCTCCGCGATGCTCCGCATCCCGCTCGGCGTGACCCGGATCCTGGTCGCGGACATGGCGGCCGAGGGTCTGGTCCAGCTGCATCAGCCGCAGCTGGACGCGGGCAAGCCGGATCTCAACCTGCTGGAAAGGGTGCTCAGTGGACTTCGCAGGCTCTAGCCGCGGCGGCGGCCTGACATCGACGAAGATCGTCGTCGCCGGTGGATTCGGTGTGGGAAAGACCACGTTCGTGGGAGCGGTCTCGGAGATCCTGCCGCTGACCACGGAGGCGGTGATGACCGACGCCAGCGCCGGCATCGACGACCTAGGTCTCACGCCGAACAAGACCACCACCACGGTCGCGATGGACTTCGGCCGTGTATCGCTGGACCGGGATCTGATCCTGTACCTGTTCGGCACGCCGGGCCAGCACCGGTTCTGGTTCATGTGGGACGACCTCGTGCGCGGTGCGATCGGTGCGATCGTGCTGGTCGACACCCGGCGGCTGGCCGACAGCTTCCCGGCGATCGACTACTTCGAGGAGGCCAAGCTCCCGTTCGTGGTCGCGGTCAACGGCTGGGACGGGACCTACCCGCACGGTGAGGAAGAGGTGCGCGAGGCGCTGACACTGGCGCCGCACATCCCGATCTCACGGACCGACGCGCGCTCGCGCGACGCGGTGAAGGCCACGCTCATCACGCTGGTGGAGCACGCGCTGACCATGCGGATGGCCGTTCCCGGATGGGGGCGCTGACCACGCGGGCAGGCGTTCCCGGGCGGGGACGCCGACCGTAGGGGCGTTAGTGGCGCCTCCCAACGGATAGGCTGGGGGGTCGAGTCGCAGACCTGTAGCGCAGAGGCTGGCCAATCACGTGTTCGAGACGCTTTCCGACCGGCTTACATCGGTCTTCTCCTCCCTCCGTTCCAAGGGGCGGCTGTCGGATGCCGACATCGACGCCACCTGCCGCGAGATCCGCATCGCGTTGCTTGAGGCTGACGTCGCGCTGCCCGTGGTCAAGACGTTCGTCGCCCAGGTCAAGGAGCGCGCCCGCGGCGTCGAGGTCTCCCAGGCGCTGAACCCCGCGCAGCAGGTCGTCAAGATCGTCAACGACGAGCTGATCGAGATCCTCGGCGGCGAGACCCGGCGGCTCCGCTACGCGAAGACCCCGCCGACCGTCATCATGCTCGCGGGTCTCCAGGGTGCCGGTAAGACCACGCTGGCGGGCAAGCTCGCCCGCTGGCTGCGGGACCAGAACCACACGCCCATGCTGGTCGCCGCCGACCTCCAGCGTCCCAACGCGGTCCAGCAGCTCCAGGTCATGGCCGAGCGGGCCGGCGTCGCGGTCTACGCGCCCGAGCCGGGCAACGGCGTCGGGGACCCGATCGAGGTGGCCCGCCAGTCGATCGACCACGCCCGGCGGCAGCAGCACGACATCGTCATCATCGACACCGCCGGCCGCCTGGGCATCGACCAGGAGCTGATGAAGCAGGCCGCCGACATCCGCGACGCGGTCTCGCCCGACGAGGTCCTGTTCGTCGTCGACGCCATGATCGGTCAGGACGCCGTCTCCACGGCCCAGGCGTTCATGGAGGGCGTCGGCTTCGACGGTGTCGTGCTCACCAAGCTCGACGGTGACGCCCGTGGCGGCGCCGCCCTGTCGGTCCGCCACATCACCGGCAAGCCGATCATGTTCGCCTCCACCGGTGAGAAGCTCGAGGACTTCGACGCCTTCCACCCGGACCGGATGGCCTCCCGCATCCTCGACATGGGTGACATCCTCACCCTGATCGAGCAGGCCCAGAAGACCTTCGACGAGGCCGAGGCCGCCAAGATGGCGGGCAAGCTCACCTCGGGCGAGGGCTTCACGCTGGAGGACTTCCTCGAGCAGATGATGATGGTCCAGAAGATGGGCCCCATCAAGAACCTGCTCGGCATGATGCCCGGCATGGGGCAGATGCGCGAGCAGCTCAACCAGGTCGACGACCGTGACCTCGACCGCATCGCCGCCATCATCCGCTCGATGACCCCGGGCGAGCGCCAGAACCCCAAGATGATCGACGGCTCCCGCCGGGCCCGCATCGCCAAGGGCTCCGGCGTGACGGTGACCGAGGTGAACGGCCTGGTCACCCGCTTCTTCGACGCCCAGAAGATGATGAAGCGGATGGCCGGCGGGATGGGCATCCCCGGCATGCCCGGTGGGCGCAAGGCCAACAAGGCCGCGCAGAAGAAGGCGGCCAAGGGCCGACGGGTCAGTGGTGACCCGCGCAAGGCGGCTCTCGGCAAGGCCCCCTCCGCCGACGCTTCCGACGGCGCCCCCAAGCCGGGCGGCGCCCTCGGCAAGCTGGGGGCCGGCCAGCTCCCGCCGGGCCTGGAGCTGCCGCCGGGCTTCGACCCCTCGAAGTTCAAGCTCCCCGGGCAGAAGTGAGCGACGGCAAGTTCCACAGACGGGCCGGATGGATCTGGCTGGTCATCATGGTGGGCTTCATCATCCTGGCGACACTCGAACTGCTGGGAGTGCGGCCCAAGTAGGACCTCGGAGCGGGGGCGGCGGAGAGATCCGCCGCCCCCGCTCCGCATGTCATCCCGTTCACCCCCGCGCGGTCATCCCGGGCCACCCTGCACGGCCGTCCCGGACCATCCCCGCCCGGTCGTCCGGATGCTCACGCTGGAGGCCGTGCGCAGCCGGCCGGGGCGGCCAGCGCGGTCAGCAGCGACTCGACGGGGGCCGGTGCGGCGGCCGGGACGGGGGTCGGTGCGGTGACCGGCCCCGAGGAGCCCGCCGAGGAGGCGGGCGTGGCGGCCGGCCCCGGGATGGCGGCGGGCGCCCAGAACGGGACGGGTGCCGGGGTGGCGGCGGGTCCCAGGAATGGGACAGGTGCCGGGGTGGCGGCGGGTCCCGGGAATGGGGCGGGTGCCGGGGTGGCGGCGGGTCCCAGGAATGGGACAGGTGCCGGGGTGGCGGCGGGCGCGGGCTCGGAGAACGGGGCGAGGCTCGGGGCGAAGTCCGACGCCGGCGACGGGGCGGGACGCGGTGTCACGCCGGCGCCGGCGCAGTGGACACCGGTGCCGCCGAGGGTCACCTCGGCCAGTGGCCCGTCGTGGACGAGGCCGCCCGAGGCGTCGAGCATGCGCCCGCTGATCGCGAGGGTCATCCCGGCCTCGGCGCGCGGGGCGGTCCGCCGTACGTCGGTCCTGACGACGGTGAGCACCGCGCTCCCGACCCCGGGATAGCCGAGCTGGGCGC
This genomic interval carries:
- a CDS encoding DUF742 domain-containing protein, with the protein product MQPAPVEQSSLVRPYAVTGGRTAPRTQLAMEALVSSATSAHHDLSTRTPEYQAISALCRQVRSVAEISAMLRIPLGVTRILVADMAAEGLVQLHQPQLDAGKPDLNLLERVLSGLRRL
- a CDS encoding ABC transporter substrate-binding protein is translated as MRFRLAGRAAIAGLAAVLALSACGGSDDKPDTANASGLEKSKISIGALPIPDSAALYIADKKGFFKAEGLTVDIQVVQGGAQAQQSLFGGSLDATQTNYVSTFLATAAGNKPKIISDLYQATPNSFNLMVAKDSSIKTPADLKGKKIAVNSLRNIGTLAVTSVLKTHGLTEKDVEFLEFPFPDMAGKLEQGVVDAAWMTEPHLTAVQKNIGAQKLADTMVDSTADFPIAGVIVTEDFAAKNPKTVAAFQRAVAKAQQISASDRKAVEEILPTYTKIDAATAAVITLGTFPTSLDETRLQRVADLMLEQGLLKSKIEAKSLLLGNSG
- a CDS encoding GTP-binding protein, coding for MTSTKIVVAGGFGVGKTTFVGAVSEILPLTTEAVMTDASAGIDDLGLTPNKTTTTVAMDFGRVSLDRDLILYLFGTPGQHRFWFMWDDLVRGAIGAIVLVDTRRLADSFPAIDYFEEAKLPFVVAVNGWDGTYPHGEEEVREALTLAPHIPISRTDARSRDAVKATLITLVEHALTMRMAVPGWGR
- a CDS encoding sensor histidine kinase → MRTASIPSERESGAESPPAFDAEGVPPEGGPAPDLGDRGTEKNGSKLALKNWRVRTRLIALIVIPTAAAIVLGGLRVVTSISTAAQYEQVRTSAELVADLSDLAHNLETERDLSARFVAQGRGSTGRARLQEQYKAVDQVAKSVKDRIDIITGSDAAEGFGERGRSELAQMRSRIEELGSVRKTAVGTQLPAQPTIAMYSRTISDLLALHDEIIQGVADQELTGSASAFGALARAKEQASRERANLAVALAARGFTSEGLNAMLAARAQRDSELATFRSDASIAQRQLYDDTVSSQKKDRAESMRARALVLAVDGSPLVRVDVSRTGAGDQTTWFDASSDGIDRMRRVEKQIADTLIAQSRVLQEDEQRGALIAGGLSVLLLILVLIITSIMARSLVKPLRTLRTEALFIAGERLPETVQSMRESGEAAAEDVIPIGVASDDEIGQVARAFDEVHREAVRLAGQEATLRSNVNAMFVNLSRRTQTLVERQLSLIENLEQGEQDENRLGSLFRLDHLATRMRRNSENLLVLAGQEPARRWSQPVPLIDVVRASLSEVENYERVDLRISGGVSVVGTSVNDVVHLIAELVENAISFSPRETKVVVSSNRIDGGGVMVSVTDIGIGMTPEELGRANWRLANPPVVDVSVSRRMGLFVVGRLALRHGIRVQLRQQDSGGLTAMVLLPEALLSGSGARQVPGGDWAGAGAMGSMDRAPALASPTGLDPAQPTFASFDAAQHSFNSFDIGQLGSFEAPQPSPGGGYFGQAPVDTPWPGHVPPPGADSGWPNTPQADTGVWSNPPARDGDSGMWSNPPSREGDSAAWPGPPSREGDSGMWSNASMRGGDSGVWPDPPSREGDSVGWPSTADPGPFERRSFEVADNTGPLPVVRDSSPMEEAKEEFLPIFAAVESDWFKKVEPAAPVQDLTEELKEADAPAPASDAWSSPADVGWQAAQAASEPSLGGITGSGLPKRVPKANLVPGTAAPDAGAASQTPVLRPTVSPEAVRNRLASFQKGVRQGRAAARGEAGDGQPYPDFGRDVEGNKEDR
- a CDS encoding roadblock/LC7 domain-containing protein; the encoded protein is MSQAARGVNWLITDFVNNVPGVAHTVVVSADGLPLAYSDGFPRDRADQLAAVAAGLISLTQGASRVFEGGAVTQTVVEMQRGLLLIMSISDGSCLAVLAAADCDMGLVAYQMTLLVERAGQVLTPAVRAELQASHPR
- the ffh gene encoding signal recognition particle protein, which codes for MFETLSDRLTSVFSSLRSKGRLSDADIDATCREIRIALLEADVALPVVKTFVAQVKERARGVEVSQALNPAQQVVKIVNDELIEILGGETRRLRYAKTPPTVIMLAGLQGAGKTTLAGKLARWLRDQNHTPMLVAADLQRPNAVQQLQVMAERAGVAVYAPEPGNGVGDPIEVARQSIDHARRQQHDIVIIDTAGRLGIDQELMKQAADIRDAVSPDEVLFVVDAMIGQDAVSTAQAFMEGVGFDGVVLTKLDGDARGGAALSVRHITGKPIMFASTGEKLEDFDAFHPDRMASRILDMGDILTLIEQAQKTFDEAEAAKMAGKLTSGEGFTLEDFLEQMMMVQKMGPIKNLLGMMPGMGQMREQLNQVDDRDLDRIAAIIRSMTPGERQNPKMIDGSRRARIAKGSGVTVTEVNGLVTRFFDAQKMMKRMAGGMGIPGMPGGRKANKAAQKKAAKGRRVSGDPRKAALGKAPSADASDGAPKPGGALGKLGAGQLPPGLELPPGFDPSKFKLPGQK
- a CDS encoding ABC transporter permease, with protein sequence MIGRRLLDSKPLCGALGAAGLFCVLEAIGRTGLISPIVFPLASTVLGRAATLVTDGDFLLDVVSTLGAWALGLLLTVVVAVPAGFLLGTLPRVETALRPILEFLRPIPSLALIPLALALFSDKFDMKIVLIVYAATWPVLMNTLYGLKDVDPVAKETLRSFGFGPLAVLWRVSLPSTAPFVATGVRLASAIALIVAISTELLAGGSDGIGVFLIEAGGSSDAMQYIVATSIWAGVIGLVSNSLFVLAERRIFRWHSARTEVV